In Myxococcus stipitatus, the following are encoded in one genomic region:
- a CDS encoding chaperonin codes for MAKTRRSGQGIRRKARRVKVTTARAVSGAGRQARRVQVTLGDLIAAAFDTVGGEVKKVKQVVSSRDMVLATGKHIVFVG; via the coding sequence ATGGCGAAGACTCGGCGGAGTGGGCAGGGCATCCGGCGGAAGGCTCGGCGGGTGAAGGTGACGACAGCGCGTGCGGTGTCGGGGGCGGGGAGACAAGCGCGCCGGGTGCAGGTGACGCTGGGAGACCTCATCGCCGCGGCCTTCGACACGGTGGGGGGCGAGGTGAAGAAGGTGAAGCAGGTGGTGTCCTCGCGGGACATGGTGTTGGCCACCGGCAAGCACATCGTCTTCGTGGGCTGA
- a CDS encoding phospholipase D-like domain-containing protein → MRRIIIPGRNCWTVEETSDAGVLVDGRAYYRELYRAAKKARRYVAMTGWQFDSDVALLRGEDLEEARGGEVRLLPMLDALCRANPELHVYILAWDFSLLLAMEREWMQHLLFNWTTNERVRFRFDASSPLYGAHHQKLVVIDGVQAFTGGMDVCDCRWDDREHRAYSALRCDSGRDPHGPYHDVQAVLTGPVVARLTELFEARWAHAGGGELRLPRVSRDDVGFSSSVPAPPGPVALSRTFGKTLLPPQEAVQEVRTLFLDAIAAADRFIYIENQYFSSRAIHQALVRRFRAVGRPPLQVVLVLPRQPEALREQLAMGVAQVRLLRALGRLARETGHTFRVYGSAARDVPSGEEVYTYVHSKVMVVDDHFLTLGSANTTNRSMGLDSELNLSWEAEEAEDTVSRAIRRLRVSLMAELTGLTGVGALRSLARVDLAWVERLDAVAREGAHRLRPHPLETVFDQSPLLKSLEPEDLSIDPEDSVLDESLFEALRGAEDGLFASGIRLLSRFWVGTAEERPHQAILPAGSDDAGPPRDGG, encoded by the coding sequence GTGAGGCGCATCATCATTCCCGGGCGCAACTGCTGGACGGTGGAGGAGACGAGCGACGCGGGCGTCCTGGTGGATGGGCGCGCGTACTACCGGGAGCTGTACCGGGCCGCGAAGAAGGCCCGGCGCTACGTCGCGATGACGGGCTGGCAGTTCGACAGCGACGTTGCGCTCTTGCGAGGGGAGGACCTGGAGGAGGCGCGGGGCGGCGAGGTGCGCCTGCTGCCCATGCTGGATGCGTTGTGCCGAGCCAACCCGGAGCTGCATGTCTACATCCTGGCGTGGGATTTCAGCCTGCTGCTCGCGATGGAGCGCGAGTGGATGCAGCACCTGCTGTTCAACTGGACGACGAACGAGCGCGTGCGCTTCCGGTTCGATGCCTCCAGTCCGCTCTACGGGGCGCACCACCAGAAGCTGGTCGTCATCGACGGGGTGCAAGCCTTTACCGGTGGGATGGATGTTTGTGATTGCCGCTGGGATGACCGCGAGCACCGCGCCTACTCGGCGTTGAGGTGTGACAGCGGCAGGGACCCGCATGGGCCCTACCATGACGTGCAGGCGGTGCTCACCGGGCCGGTGGTGGCGCGGCTGACGGAGCTGTTCGAGGCGAGGTGGGCACACGCGGGCGGAGGGGAGCTGCGCCTGCCGCGGGTGTCCCGGGATGACGTGGGCTTCTCCTCCAGCGTGCCCGCGCCGCCGGGGCCGGTGGCGCTCAGTCGAACGTTCGGCAAGACGCTGTTGCCGCCGCAGGAAGCGGTGCAGGAGGTGCGCACGCTGTTCCTGGATGCCATCGCCGCGGCGGACCGGTTCATCTACATCGAGAACCAGTACTTCTCGTCGCGGGCCATCCACCAGGCGCTGGTGCGGCGCTTTCGCGCGGTGGGGCGCCCGCCGCTCCAGGTGGTGCTGGTGCTGCCGCGGCAACCCGAGGCGCTGCGCGAGCAATTGGCCATGGGCGTGGCGCAGGTGCGGCTGCTGCGCGCGCTGGGGCGACTGGCGCGGGAGACGGGCCACACGTTCCGGGTGTACGGCTCCGCGGCGCGCGACGTCCCCTCGGGCGAGGAGGTCTACACGTATGTCCACTCGAAGGTGATGGTGGTGGATGACCACTTCCTCACGCTGGGCTCGGCGAACACCACCAATCGCAGCATGGGGTTGGACTCGGAGCTGAACCTGAGCTGGGAAGCGGAGGAGGCGGAGGACACCGTGTCGCGCGCCATCCGCCGCCTGCGGGTGTCATTGATGGCGGAGCTCACGGGCCTGACGGGCGTGGGGGCGTTGCGGTCGCTTGCGCGCGTGGACCTGGCGTGGGTGGAGCGGCTGGACGCGGTGGCGCGCGAAGGGGCACACCGGCTTCGTCCGCATCCGCTGGAGACGGTGTTCGACCAGAGCCCGTTGCTCAAGTCGCTGGAGCCCGAGGACCTGAGCATCGACCCGGAGGACTCCGTGCTGGACGAGTCCTTGTTCGAGGCGCTGCGTGGCGCGGAGGACGGGCTGTTCGCCTCGGGCATCCGGCTCTTGTCGCGCTTCTGGGTGGGCACGGCCGAGGAGCGCCCGCACCAGGCGATTCTGCCGGCGGGCTCCGACGACGCGGGGCCGCCCCGCGATGGCGGTTGA